A portion of the Musa acuminata AAA Group cultivar baxijiao chromosome BXJ1-1, Cavendish_Baxijiao_AAA, whole genome shotgun sequence genome contains these proteins:
- the LOC103994572 gene encoding calmodulin-binding protein 60 A, which yields MSQKRQPEEGEVGASSDGSGSPDEKRQKIRFHRVVEEAMQKHKIQKCLAAMEPLIRKIIREEVDLALSKHLASITRQCEKQVVCSTTRSLQLQFRSKLSLPIFTGSRIEGEDTSANFVDLIDALTGQVVTTGPESSLKVEIVVLEGDFEFGEDGNWTFDEFKNNIVREREGKRSLLTGDVFVDLNEGIGILGEISFTDNSSWTRSRKFRLGARVLDGHYNGIRVREAKTEPFMVKDHRGELYKKHHPPALSDEVWRLEKIGKDGAFHKRLSNENINTVQDFLFLLCKDSTRLRNILGSGMSARMWEVTVEHARTCILTDQVHVYYPDSQRKTGFIFNDVGEVLGVLSEQRLVSVNDLPDDERAAALDHVKQAYEHWNDVTTYETADVLGISSPAPQTSSLGLENMYSNFPSPVKGDGFGFTYSSIPSPDIFSVGGMRGLDAYTLEAIGSMEPRYEQDSQSTSLYDGCSSQALFSSMPQYNSSFSSPSIGFISESPADFGVAYKGFIDPQLAAAAPVKPRRGWRKLSCVFKFISKIVMSMKSRVHEA from the exons ATGTCGCAGAAGCGGCAGCCGGAGGAAGGGGAGGTGGGGGCGTCGTCCGACGGCAGCGGATCGCCCGACGAGAAGCGGCAGAAGATTCGCTTCCATAG GGTGGTAGAGGAAGCGATGCAGAAGCACAAAATTCAGAAGTGTCTCGCGGCAATGGAGCCGTTGATCCGGAAGATT ATTAGGGAAGAAGTTGATTTGGCCCTTTCGAAGCACTTGGCTAGCATTACAAG ACAATGTGAAAAGCAGGTTGTTTGTTCTACTACAAGAAGTCTACAACTTCAGTTCAGGAGCAAGCTCTCTCTTCCCATATTCACTGGCTCTAGAATTGAAGGAGAGGATACTTCTGCCAATTTTGTAGATTTAATTGATGCCTTGACTGGGCAAGTTGTCACAACAGGTCCTGAATCATCATTGAAGGTGGAAATAGTTGTTCTTGAGGGAGACTTTGAATTTGGCGAGGATGGCAATTGGACATTTGATGAATTTAAGAATAATATTGTGAGAGAAAGGGAAGGCAAGCGCTCATTGCTGACTGGCGATGTTTTCGTAGATCTTAATGAAGGGATTGGTATATTGGGAGAAATTTCATTTACAGACAACTCTAGCTGGACAAGGAGTCGAAAATTCAGGCTGGGAGCAAGGGTTCTTGATGGTCACTACAATGGGATCAGAGTAAGAGAAGCCAAGACTGAGCCATTCATGGTTAAGGACCACCGTGGTGAAT TGTACAAGAAACACCATCCCCCAGCACTTAGTGATGAAGTGTGGCGCCTAGAGAAGATTGGCAAAGATGGTGCTTTTCACAAGCGACTGAGCAATGAGAATATTAATACTGTCcaggattttttatttttactgtgCAAGGATTCTACAAGGCTGCGAAAT ATTTTGGGTAGTGGAATGTCAGCTAGGATGTGGGAAGTTACTGTTGAACATGCCCGTACATGCATTCTCACTGACCAGGTGCATGTGTACTACCCAGATAGTCAAAGGAAAACTGGTTTCATCTTCAACGATGTCGGTGAAGTACTTGGGGTGCTTTCGGAGCAGCGATTAGTGTCAGTCAACGATCTTCCAGACGATGAAAGA GCAGCAGCACTTGATCATGTAAAACAAGCATATGAGCACTGGAACGATGTCACTACTTATGAGACAGCTGATGTTCTTGGTATCTCATCACCAGCACCGCAAACTTCATCGTTGGGATTGGAAAACATGTACAGCAATTTTCCAAGTCCTGTCAAGGGTGATGGCTTTGGTTTCACTTACTCAAGCATCCCATCACCAGATATATTCTCGGTTGGGGGTATGAGGGGCTTGGATGCTTATACTCTGGAAGCTATAGGCAGCATGGAGCCTCGATATGAGCAAGATAGCCAGAGCACTTCACTATACGACGGGTGTAGCAGCCAGGCATTGTTCAGTAGCATGCCTCAGTATAATTCTAGCTTTTCCTCGCCATCTATTGGCTTCATTTCTGAGTCACCAGCTGACTTTGGGGTTGCCTACAAGGGCTTCATCGATCCGCAATTAGCAGCAGCAGCCCCTGTAAAACCTCGCAGGGGTTGGAGGAAACTGTCATGTGTGTTTAAGTTCATAAGTAAGATTGTGATGTCGATGAAGTCGAGGGTGCATGAAGCATAG